One Solanum lycopersicum chromosome 2, SLM_r2.1 genomic region harbors:
- the LOC101266885 gene encoding ACT domain-containing protein ACR1 isoform X1, translated as MEISVYKPYGDHEFQSLIERIHPPRVCIDNDTCRNCTIVKVDSANKHGILLEMVQVLTDLDLLILRSYISSDGGWLMDVFHVTDQLGNKITDESLIHYIEQVRAICASRRGSREVQTCVGRNVRPRHVSMEHTAMEMTAIDRPGLMSEISAVLAELGCHVSGAVAWTHNKRAACIVYMEDDLKHGPIMDPYRVAQIQAQLENVVEAHHYEGERRSVRLAAPAASQTHTERRLHQLMAADRDYEQCCSCGYDSSGDDVAHRQKKGSNSTEVKIENCKERGYSIVTVRSMDRPKLLFDTICTLTDLQYVVFHASINSFESIAIQEYYVRHKNGWTLDSESERRKMIQNLMAATERRVSHELRLDVTTQNRVGLLADVTRVFRENGLSISRTEVGVQGEQAVGTFYVKDTSGQDVTSETLEVVRREIGGTVLVANKSSGRPSSQPTDLSNTSPSSSSGKQDKKPGFSLGSMFWSQLEWLSSNFRPIKS; from the exons ATGGAGATTTCTGTTTACAAACCCTATGGTGATCATGAATTTCAATCACTAATTGAAAGAATTCACCCTCCCAG GGTGTGCATTGATAATGATACTTGCCGAAACTGTACTATTGTGAAG GTTGATAGTGCGAACAAACATGGTATATTGCTGGAGATGGTCCAAGTTCTGACGGATCTGGACCTACTGATTCTAAGATCATACATATCCTCTGATGGTGGCTGGTTAATGGATG TTTTCCACGTAACTGACCAACTTGGGAACAAAATCACTGACGAAAGCCTCATCCACTACATCGAACAGGTTAGG GCTATTTGTGCAAGTAGAAGAGGGTCCAGGGAAGTCCAAACATGTGTTGGTAGAAATGTAAGGCCCAGGCATGTCTCAATGGAGCACACAGCTATGGAGATGACAGCAATAGATAGACCAGGGTTAATGTCCGAGATATCTGCTGTGCTGGCTGAGTTAGGATGCCATGTCTCTGGTGCCGTGGCATGGACACATAACAAGCGAGCAGCCTGCATTGTTTACATGGAAGATGATCTGAAGCATGGGCCAATCATGGACCCCTATAGAGTGGCACAAATACAGGCCCAGCTGGAGAATGTTGTTGAGGCCCACCATTATGAAGGGGAGCGACGGAGTGTGAGGTTGGCAGCCCCTGCAGCTAGCCAGACCCATACCGAAAGACGGCTTCATCAGTTGATGGCTGCTGACAGGGACTACGAACAATGTTGTTCCTGTGGTTATGACTCAAGTGGAGATGATGTAGCTCACAGGCAGAAGAAGGGATCTAATAGCACAGAAGTGAAGATAGAAAATTGCAAGGAGAGGGGCTACTCCATTGTTACTGTGAGGAGTATGGACAGACCCAAATTGCTATTTGACACTATCTGCACCTTGACAGACTTGCAATATGTCGTGTTCCATGCATCCATCAATTCTTTTGAATCCATTGCCATTCAG gAATACTATGTGAGACACAAGAATGGATGGACTTTAGATTCAGAAAGTGAAAGACGGAAAATGATCCAAAATCTGATGGCTGCTACTGAGAGGAGAGTATCTCAT GAATTGAGACTGGATGTTACTACTCAAAACAGGGTAGGACTGTTAGCAGATGTCACAAGAGTGTTTCGGGAGAACGGATTATCCATAAGCAGGACTGAGGTTGGGGTACAGGGAGAGCAAGCAGTTGGCACATTCTATGTAAAAGATACTTCAGGGCAAGATGTGACTTCAGAAACCTTGGAGGTAGTAAGACGAGAAATTGGAGGTACCGTCCTGGTGGCAAATAAATCCTCAGGGAGGCCATCTTCTCAACCAACAGATTTGTCAAATACAAGCCCTAGCAGTAGCAGTGGCAAGCAAGACAAGAAGCCTGGTTTCTCATTAGGAAGCATGTTCTGGTCTCAGCTTGAGTGGCTTTCCAGCAATTTCAGACCTATAAAATCCTAA
- the LOC101266885 gene encoding ACT domain-containing protein ACR1 isoform X2: MEISVYKPYGDHEFQSLIERIHPPRVCIDNDTCRNCTIVKVDSANKHGILLEMVQVLTDLDLLILRSYISSDGGWLMDVFHVTDQLGNKITDESLIHYIEQAICASRRGSREVQTCVGRNVRPRHVSMEHTAMEMTAIDRPGLMSEISAVLAELGCHVSGAVAWTHNKRAACIVYMEDDLKHGPIMDPYRVAQIQAQLENVVEAHHYEGERRSVRLAAPAASQTHTERRLHQLMAADRDYEQCCSCGYDSSGDDVAHRQKKGSNSTEVKIENCKERGYSIVTVRSMDRPKLLFDTICTLTDLQYVVFHASINSFESIAIQEYYVRHKNGWTLDSESERRKMIQNLMAATERRVSHELRLDVTTQNRVGLLADVTRVFRENGLSISRTEVGVQGEQAVGTFYVKDTSGQDVTSETLEVVRREIGGTVLVANKSSGRPSSQPTDLSNTSPSSSSGKQDKKPGFSLGSMFWSQLEWLSSNFRPIKS; this comes from the exons ATGGAGATTTCTGTTTACAAACCCTATGGTGATCATGAATTTCAATCACTAATTGAAAGAATTCACCCTCCCAG GGTGTGCATTGATAATGATACTTGCCGAAACTGTACTATTGTGAAG GTTGATAGTGCGAACAAACATGGTATATTGCTGGAGATGGTCCAAGTTCTGACGGATCTGGACCTACTGATTCTAAGATCATACATATCCTCTGATGGTGGCTGGTTAATGGATG TTTTCCACGTAACTGACCAACTTGGGAACAAAATCACTGACGAAAGCCTCATCCACTACATCGAACAG GCTATTTGTGCAAGTAGAAGAGGGTCCAGGGAAGTCCAAACATGTGTTGGTAGAAATGTAAGGCCCAGGCATGTCTCAATGGAGCACACAGCTATGGAGATGACAGCAATAGATAGACCAGGGTTAATGTCCGAGATATCTGCTGTGCTGGCTGAGTTAGGATGCCATGTCTCTGGTGCCGTGGCATGGACACATAACAAGCGAGCAGCCTGCATTGTTTACATGGAAGATGATCTGAAGCATGGGCCAATCATGGACCCCTATAGAGTGGCACAAATACAGGCCCAGCTGGAGAATGTTGTTGAGGCCCACCATTATGAAGGGGAGCGACGGAGTGTGAGGTTGGCAGCCCCTGCAGCTAGCCAGACCCATACCGAAAGACGGCTTCATCAGTTGATGGCTGCTGACAGGGACTACGAACAATGTTGTTCCTGTGGTTATGACTCAAGTGGAGATGATGTAGCTCACAGGCAGAAGAAGGGATCTAATAGCACAGAAGTGAAGATAGAAAATTGCAAGGAGAGGGGCTACTCCATTGTTACTGTGAGGAGTATGGACAGACCCAAATTGCTATTTGACACTATCTGCACCTTGACAGACTTGCAATATGTCGTGTTCCATGCATCCATCAATTCTTTTGAATCCATTGCCATTCAG gAATACTATGTGAGACACAAGAATGGATGGACTTTAGATTCAGAAAGTGAAAGACGGAAAATGATCCAAAATCTGATGGCTGCTACTGAGAGGAGAGTATCTCAT GAATTGAGACTGGATGTTACTACTCAAAACAGGGTAGGACTGTTAGCAGATGTCACAAGAGTGTTTCGGGAGAACGGATTATCCATAAGCAGGACTGAGGTTGGGGTACAGGGAGAGCAAGCAGTTGGCACATTCTATGTAAAAGATACTTCAGGGCAAGATGTGACTTCAGAAACCTTGGAGGTAGTAAGACGAGAAATTGGAGGTACCGTCCTGGTGGCAAATAAATCCTCAGGGAGGCCATCTTCTCAACCAACAGATTTGTCAAATACAAGCCCTAGCAGTAGCAGTGGCAAGCAAGACAAGAAGCCTGGTTTCTCATTAGGAAGCATGTTCTGGTCTCAGCTTGAGTGGCTTTCCAGCAATTTCAGACCTATAAAATCCTAA
- the LOC101265979 gene encoding uncharacterized protein isoform X1, producing MSWFARSIASTLRLEDDDDDRDDAVSSNHDHSTGKPTTEKQQKDEDDSLPVSPSRGVKDDFSELTKTLTRQFWGVASFLAPPSQSEPDKSLLDPTSEPARDSDDEESDSAGIAGLRSDIAEIGGRFKSGISKLSKNIPVSEITKMASNLLQLGPEEEEDKRFDSGRGAVGVTEEVVAFVRDIAMHPETWLDFPLFEDEDDEVDFDLSDAQQEHALAVERFAPRLAALRIELCPGYMNEARFWEIYFVLLHPRLNKQDAELLSTPQVFNARASLSQELQKRTKPIEGDWSKEETFKSTDGGGSQHEEMLTVPSAPLSADAVQDMSSVDVSSLSVVVGSGTDVHPVISENQTVDRLVAEEGPITLSKDEKLQSASATKLEESDEEDADDWLKEENTEITGTSKTTMSFEDDEDVSFSDLEEDDSDMPAKSKNAAYSSDKDSQDWVQLRKSSTDLSRDSSSINQISSVKENPDSKESNDWLDIDDLEVA from the exons ATGTCCTGGTTTGCTCGATCTATTGCCAGCACTCTCAGACTTGAAGACGACGACGATGACAGAGACGACGCCGTGTCAAGCAATCACGATCACTCTACTGGCAAACCTACTACGGAGAAGCAACAGAAAGATGAGGATGATTCATTGCCAGTATCACCGTCACGCGGCGTTAAGGATGACTTCTCAGAGCTCACTAAAACCCTAACCCGTCAGTTTTGGGGAGTGGCCTCTTTCCTGGCCCCACCGTCCCAATCCGAGCCCGACAAATCTTTACTGGATCCGACTTCAGAACCAGCTCGAGATTCGGATGACGAGGAGTCCGATTCTGCGGGGATCGCGGGTTTGCGGAGTGATATTGCTGAAATTGGGGGGAGATTCAAGAGTGGGATATCTAAGCTTTCGAAGAATATTCCCGTGTCGGAAATCACCAAAATGGCGTCCAACTTACTGCAACTGGGACCGGAGGAGGAAGAAGATAAGAGGTTTGATTCAGGTAGAGGTGCAGTTGGTGTTACTGAGGAAGTAGTGGCTTTTGTGAGGGACATTGCTATGCATCCTGAGACATGGTTGGATTTCCCTTTgttcgaggatgaagatgacGAAG TAGATTTTGACTTGTCTGATGCACAACAAGAGCATGCATTAGCTGTTGAGCGTTTTGCTCCAAGACTGGCTGCTTTGAGGATTGAGCTCTGCCCAGGCTACATGAATGAGGCTCGCTTTTGGGAGATTTACTTTGTTCTTCTGCACCCTAGACTGAATAAACAAGATGCTGAACTTCTATCCACACCCCAG GTATTCAATGCCAGGGCCTCATTATCGCAAGAGTTACAAAAACGAACCAAGCCAATAGAAGGAGATTGGTCAAAGGAGGAGACTTTTAAATCAACTGACGGGGGTGGTTCTCAACATGAGGAGATGCTTACTGTCCCTTCTGCTCCGCTCTCCGCGGATGCGGTTCAAGACATGTCTAGTGTGGATGTTTCCTCTTTATCTGTAGTGGTCGGCTCTGGTACCGATGTGCACCCTGTCATTAGTGAAAATCAAACAGTTGATAGACTTGTGGCTGAAGAAGGACCTATTACCCTAAGCAAAGATGAAAAATTGCAATCTGCATCAGCGACTAAGTTAGAGGAGAGTGACGAAGAGGATGCTGATGATTGGTTGAAGGAAGAAAACACGGAAATTACAGGTACCAGTAAAACCACCATgtcttttgaggatgatgaggaTGTGTCTTTCAGTGATCTTGAAGAGGATGATTCAGATATGCCTGCAAAATCAAAAAACGCAGCTTACAGCTCTGATAAGGACTCACAAGATTGGGTCCAGTTGAGGAAAAGCTCCACCGACTTGTCTAGAGATTCCAGCTCCATCAATCAGATTAGTTCTGTTAAGGAAAATCCTGATAGCAAAGAATCAAATGATTGGCTGGATATTGATGACCTTGAGGTGGCGTGA
- the LOC101265979 gene encoding uncharacterized protein isoform X2: MSWFARSIASTLRLEDDDDDRDDAVSSNHDHSTGKPTTEKQQKDEDDSLPVSPSRGVKDDFSELTKTLTRQFWGVASFLAPPSQSEPDKSLLDPTSEPARDSDDEESDSAGIAGLRSDIAEIGGRFKSGISKLSKNIPVSEITKMASNLLQLGPEEEEDKRFDSGRGAVGVTEEVVAFVRDIAMHPETWLDFPLFEDEDDEDFDLSDAQQEHALAVERFAPRLAALRIELCPGYMNEARFWEIYFVLLHPRLNKQDAELLSTPQVFNARASLSQELQKRTKPIEGDWSKEETFKSTDGGGSQHEEMLTVPSAPLSADAVQDMSSVDVSSLSVVVGSGTDVHPVISENQTVDRLVAEEGPITLSKDEKLQSASATKLEESDEEDADDWLKEENTEITGTSKTTMSFEDDEDVSFSDLEEDDSDMPAKSKNAAYSSDKDSQDWVQLRKSSTDLSRDSSSINQISSVKENPDSKESNDWLDIDDLEVA; encoded by the exons ATGTCCTGGTTTGCTCGATCTATTGCCAGCACTCTCAGACTTGAAGACGACGACGATGACAGAGACGACGCCGTGTCAAGCAATCACGATCACTCTACTGGCAAACCTACTACGGAGAAGCAACAGAAAGATGAGGATGATTCATTGCCAGTATCACCGTCACGCGGCGTTAAGGATGACTTCTCAGAGCTCACTAAAACCCTAACCCGTCAGTTTTGGGGAGTGGCCTCTTTCCTGGCCCCACCGTCCCAATCCGAGCCCGACAAATCTTTACTGGATCCGACTTCAGAACCAGCTCGAGATTCGGATGACGAGGAGTCCGATTCTGCGGGGATCGCGGGTTTGCGGAGTGATATTGCTGAAATTGGGGGGAGATTCAAGAGTGGGATATCTAAGCTTTCGAAGAATATTCCCGTGTCGGAAATCACCAAAATGGCGTCCAACTTACTGCAACTGGGACCGGAGGAGGAAGAAGATAAGAGGTTTGATTCAGGTAGAGGTGCAGTTGGTGTTACTGAGGAAGTAGTGGCTTTTGTGAGGGACATTGCTATGCATCCTGAGACATGGTTGGATTTCCCTTTgttcgaggatgaagatgacGAAG ATTTTGACTTGTCTGATGCACAACAAGAGCATGCATTAGCTGTTGAGCGTTTTGCTCCAAGACTGGCTGCTTTGAGGATTGAGCTCTGCCCAGGCTACATGAATGAGGCTCGCTTTTGGGAGATTTACTTTGTTCTTCTGCACCCTAGACTGAATAAACAAGATGCTGAACTTCTATCCACACCCCAG GTATTCAATGCCAGGGCCTCATTATCGCAAGAGTTACAAAAACGAACCAAGCCAATAGAAGGAGATTGGTCAAAGGAGGAGACTTTTAAATCAACTGACGGGGGTGGTTCTCAACATGAGGAGATGCTTACTGTCCCTTCTGCTCCGCTCTCCGCGGATGCGGTTCAAGACATGTCTAGTGTGGATGTTTCCTCTTTATCTGTAGTGGTCGGCTCTGGTACCGATGTGCACCCTGTCATTAGTGAAAATCAAACAGTTGATAGACTTGTGGCTGAAGAAGGACCTATTACCCTAAGCAAAGATGAAAAATTGCAATCTGCATCAGCGACTAAGTTAGAGGAGAGTGACGAAGAGGATGCTGATGATTGGTTGAAGGAAGAAAACACGGAAATTACAGGTACCAGTAAAACCACCATgtcttttgaggatgatgaggaTGTGTCTTTCAGTGATCTTGAAGAGGATGATTCAGATATGCCTGCAAAATCAAAAAACGCAGCTTACAGCTCTGATAAGGACTCACAAGATTGGGTCCAGTTGAGGAAAAGCTCCACCGACTTGTCTAGAGATTCCAGCTCCATCAATCAGATTAGTTCTGTTAAGGAAAATCCTGATAGCAAAGAATCAAATGATTGGCTGGATATTGATGACCTTGAGGTGGCGTGA